A single window of Watersipora subatra chromosome 9, tzWatSuba1.1, whole genome shotgun sequence DNA harbors:
- the LOC137404433 gene encoding uncharacterized protein DDB_G0284459-like — translation MELAVWTWLVLYTVTALMSTNAKEFVICLTSEVYAQTLSCQSPKKILVHDEISYGVNTASCVEDCCPDSILCSESLATAETILNSCNGQSMCLLSSIIDIPLKSIECPESPRKNATFASIAYSCVDEITSPSVSPTALTTTSLSPALTSTTSVDESITSGIQETSRKDMNQPEKNSDLSLVIGLSIAGGAIIIAVVIAIAVCTTRNKRHRAYDSHNSTKTLATSDVESSSPGSGQSSEDVFGFRKSAEDRQERLQKRNDEIKRNQSFKSEEKKNKRPHKLNKHKSKSKSSSLDQLSTEKPKDVPESSNTKQSENVEEQTKTSKAKDDKKKSILKHEVSANSRQSENSNVHEKSKPNTDPEPHPVDVKSETNLLSI, via the exons TTACCGCTTTGATGTCCACAAATGCTAAAGAATTTGTGATCTGTCTCACTTCAGAAGTCTATGCTCAGACACTCAGTTGCCAATCACCAAAGAAAATTCTA gTGCATGATGAGATAAGTTACGGAGTGAACACTGCGAGCTGCGTAGAAGACTGCTGTCCTGACAGCATCTTGTGTTCAGAGAGCCTGGCTACGGCTGAGACCATTCTCAACTCCTGTAATGGACAGTCGATGTGCCTGCTTTCCAGCATTATAGACATTCCATTGAAGTCAATTGAGTGCCCGGAAAGTCCTCGTAAAAACGCTACGTTTGCATCCATTGCCTACAGTTGTGTAGATG AGATTACTTCCCCTTCTGTGAGCCCAACAGCTTTAACAACTACTTCGTTATCACCAGCCCTAACCAGTACAACGTCTGTCGATGAGAGCATAACTAGTGGGATTCAAGAAACTTCTAGAAAGGATATGAATCAGCCTGAAAAAAATAGTG ACCTATCTCTCGTGATTGGCCTCTCAATTGCAGGAGGAGCGATTATCATAGCTGTTGTCATTGCAATAGCTGTTTGTACAACAAGGAATAAAAG aCACAGGGCATACGACTCCCACAACAGCACCAAAACTCTCGCAACATCTGATGTCGAGTCAAGTAGTCCAGGATCCGGCCAAAGTTCCGAAGATGTATTCGGATTCCGAAAGTCAGCAGAAGACAGACAGGAGCGTCTTCAGAAACGAAATGATGAGATTAAACGAAATCAGTCATTCAAATCAGAAGAGAAGAAAAACAAGCGACCACATAAACTTAACAAACATAAGTCTAAGAGTAAATCGTCTTCCCTTGATCAACTCAGTACGGAAAAACCAAAGGATGTTCCAGAATCTTCAAATACGAAACAGTCTGAGAATGTAGAagaacaaacaaaaacatctaAAGCCAAAGATGATAAAAAGAAAAGTATATTAAAACATGAAGTTTCAGCCAACAGCCGACAATCTGAGAACAGTAATGTCCATGAGAAGTCCAAACCAAACACTGACCCAGAGCCTCACCCTGTCGATGTAAAATCTGAAACCAACTTGCTGAGTATCTGA